In the genome of Leptospira ryugenii, the window GTCGCAGTCTATGTCATTGTGACGTATCCCCGTCCAAGTAAAGGGATCGATTTTGTTTGCCATTCCAAGATCCCTAGCATACACATTATAATATACATTCCCCTCAACCTCTCTGCCTTGCGGACGAAGTGTTCGGTTCAGAAATTCTCGGATTCCAGTTTCGTTTCTGCCAAAGATATAGCTTATCAGTTCTGTAGAAAAACCACCTTGCGGTGTTCCATAATTATTGTCTGAATACCAACGGACATGACCGAGTTTATCCCTCCAAAACTCAAAGCTGCCAGAATTTACCTCAGCAATCATACTACCAATATCAAATGTATAGGCTGAAGTCGTCTTTGAGGAAGCATCCAAGGTGTTTTGGTAAGTGTATGTTAAATTTCTATGTCTAATAAAGTTTGAATCCGCAAGAGAGGATTCCCCTTTTAGAAAAGTATTCAAAGCATCGGAAAGGTCTGTGAGATAAAACTCTGTCGTAGTCACAGGCGCATTCAACTTAGCTCGGATTTTGTTTATGAATTCTTGTAATTTTTCACCCGCATTGTTCAAACCACCGTTGTTGGCTGTTCGGTAGGCACAGTCTTGGCTCCGAGTGCAGGCCTCTGCCAGTTGGCCTTCAAAGTCTGTGAGCATGGAAGAGATGGCACCTTCCACAACCTTTTTGTATTTATTGATCTCCTGGAGATTGTCATTGAAGATCGCCTCTTGCGCATCCAATTGGGATAAGACGTCTTGGTACTTCCCTTCTATCTCATTTTTGGCTGTCATAAACTCATACTGGCCTTGGTAGTATTGTTCTGACATCATTTGCTCCCACTGGGACCTGGCATTGTTGATGGAATTGAGGAGTACGTTCTGGTCTTGGGCGAGGGCATTTTGTGAGTTCAGTTCACTTTGAGAAATGAGTCGGCTTAGGTAACTTTCATTGAGTCTCCCTGTTTGCAGGCGGCTAACAAACTCATTGTAATTTTCTAAAAAATCTAAATTGGCCTGGTCCTCCCAAGTTCCCATAGCCTCTAACTTCTGTGAGCTGAGCTCTCGTGCCACATAGTCTTTGTAAGCATCTACATCGTTAAAGCTATCCGAGATGGTGATCGAGTCCACATAGGTAAAGATTGCATTGTCGGCCGCTGCTTCCCAATTGGCTCGCAAGATGCCCTTGTAGTGCTCCACTTGGGCAGACCAAGAAGCTAACGACTGGGAAAAGTAAGCTTGCCCATAGACATCGGCCATCTGCAAACTCTCGTAATCTGGAAGGGAAAGTGTGGGGATGGTGGCCTGGGAAAGGAGGGACTGGACGGAAATGCAGATCGCAAAGAAGGAAAGTACGTATGAAAGACATAGCGTTCGATAAGACCACTTAACAGACATAAAAAGACCACCCCCATCTCAAGGTAAGGTGACCAGGCCTTCCTTTGGGCCTCTAACAAGAAAATTCGGTGGAATTTAGGGAAATCCCAAAGGGAACTCCTCCCATTTCCCTAAAGTAAATTCTAGTACTTATACTAAAAAAATATCTTTGCCTCAGAAAATTTATTTCTTGCCATATTTGTGCCATTTTTGTCTTCTTTAGGCATATACCTAAAGCGGGAGAAGAAAATGCGAACTATCCTTATTACCCTTGCGGCACTGTTTGTTTCGGCAAGCTTGAGTGCGCAAACTCACACCATATTCATCCACGGAAAATCTGGTTCCAACCACAACGGAATCGGAACAACAGACGTGAACAACTACTGGGGATCCTCAGTCAACACTGTATCTGGCTCTAGAATCTTCATCGGATACGATGGAACCACAGACCCAAGAACCTACGGTTCTGCTCGCGCCCAAACCAACATCACAACTGGTCTTACTACCTATTGCAAAGGAGCCAACTCCTGCAAAATCGTCTGCCACTCCGCTGGTTGTTACGCAATCGAGTTCTGGTTAGCTAATTTAGGTGGCACTGCATCCTCTCGTGGATTTAACCTCACTCGCGTGACGGCACTTGCGGCTGCTTCTGGTGGTTCTGAGCTTGCTTCTGCTCTTAATGGAATCAGCTTCGGATTTGGTGGAAACGCTATGGACAAGTCTTTGATCGTAGGGACTGCTAGAGGTGCTTACAACCACAACAACACAGCATCCATTAGTATCTTCCACGTCCCTGGTTACAAAGGTCTCATTGGAGCTTCTGCCATCCTTCCAGGTGAAGACGACTATGCTGTTGCCTACCACTCTTCTTGTGGCTACAATAGAGCTGGTGGTTTGAACAAATGCCAAACTACCCTCACGCAAAGTGAAGGCATCTGGCCATTCAACTCCAATGTAACTTACACACAGTTCACTGGTCACTTCAGAGCATCTTCCGTATCATCTACTGGACTCTACCTAGACCACGGTCAAATCAAATCGGAAGGATACCGATAAGATTTCTTTTTCTCTGCGAAAAAACCCGAACACTTTGTTCGGGTTTTTTTATGCCTAGACAGCGATTGTATTCTCTCTGTAAAGCTCCTTCTTTCTCGACTTTCCTACAAACCAATAGTAGAGCACAGGTACTGCAAATCGACTGAGTA includes:
- a CDS encoding TIGR04388 family protein, whose translation is MSVKWSYRTLCLSYVLSFFAICISVQSLLSQATIPTLSLPDYESLQMADVYGQAYFSQSLASWSAQVEHYKGILRANWEAAADNAIFTYVDSITISDSFNDVDAYKDYVARELSSQKLEAMGTWEDQANLDFLENYNEFVSRLQTGRLNESYLSRLISQSELNSQNALAQDQNVLLNSINNARSQWEQMMSEQYYQGQYEFMTAKNEIEGKYQDVLSQLDAQEAIFNDNLQEINKYKKVVEGAISSMLTDFEGQLAEACTRSQDCAYRTANNGGLNNAGEKLQEFINKIRAKLNAPVTTTEFYLTDLSDALNTFLKGESSLADSNFIRHRNLTYTYQNTLDASSKTTSAYTFDIGSMIAEVNSGSFEFWRDKLGHVRWYSDNNYGTPQGGFSTELISYIFGRNETGIREFLNRTLRPQGREVEGNVYYNVYARDLGMANKIDPFTWTGIRHNDIDCD